The Alphaproteobacteria bacterium genome has a window encoding:
- a CDS encoding DUF4392 domain-containing protein, with translation MPETIGNNIDRLISIEFKNRAVPYDTLLPLYEAARREGGGRPLCLRAAEGLVAAVGKGDVVFIMTGAGCPPWLPKGENDGPPGAAALARALHKGLGAVPVYVCEANHRDPIVASSEAAHIMVRSPDEARQRLGAALAVAPTQASEVAAWAAAICDEFQPKAVISIERVGPSEHGIVHSATGWVLGPELELLDLSPVVDEAAARGVFSVGIGDYGNEVGFGRIHDEAKEIMPFGRESQTEGSPGGNVCAVKTDVLIPAMISNWGAYGVEAALAFLLGNPDLMHGPEMEGRLLRDCLAAGGLEAMNCSTAFSIDNCEGESSQAIVQLLGNMVRLNLQEPDLGVAH, from the coding sequence ATGCCCGAGACCATCGGCAACAATATCGACCGCCTGATCTCCATCGAGTTCAAGAACCGGGCCGTGCCCTATGACACGCTTCTGCCGCTCTACGAGGCGGCGCGACGCGAGGGCGGCGGCCGGCCGCTCTGCCTGCGGGCCGCCGAGGGGTTGGTGGCGGCGGTGGGCAAGGGCGATGTGGTTTTCATCATGACCGGTGCCGGTTGCCCGCCCTGGTTGCCCAAGGGCGAGAACGACGGCCCGCCCGGCGCCGCGGCTCTGGCCCGGGCGCTCCACAAGGGGCTGGGGGCAGTTCCCGTCTACGTCTGCGAGGCCAACCACAGAGACCCCATCGTGGCCAGCAGCGAGGCCGCCCATATCATGGTGCGCAGCCCCGACGAGGCCCGCCAGCGCTTGGGTGCGGCGCTGGCCGTGGCGCCCACGCAGGCCTCAGAGGTGGCGGCCTGGGCCGCCGCGATCTGCGACGAATTCCAGCCCAAGGCGGTGATCTCGATCGAGCGCGTGGGGCCCAGCGAGCACGGCATCGTGCATTCGGCCACGGGCTGGGTCCTGGGGCCCGAGCTTGAGCTTCTCGACCTTAGCCCGGTCGTCGACGAGGCGGCGGCACGCGGCGTCTTCAGCGTCGGCATCGGCGACTATGGCAACGAGGTCGGCTTCGGCCGCATCCACGATGAGGCCAAGGAGATCATGCCTTTCGGCCGCGAGAGCCAGACCGAGGGCAGCCCGGGCGGCAACGTCTGTGCGGTCAAGACCGACGTGCTGATTCCGGCCATGATCTCGAACTGGGGCGCCTACGGCGTCGAGGCGGCGCTGGCTTTCCTGCTCGGTAATCCCGACCTCATGCACGGGCCCGAGATGGAGGGCCGCCTTCTCAGGGATTGCCTGGCCGCCGGCGGCCTGGAGGCCATGAACTGTTCCACCGCCTTCAGTATCGACAACTGCGAGGGCGAAAGCTCCCAGGCCATCGTCCAGTTGCTCGGCAACATGGTGCGGCTCAATCTCCAGGAGCCGGACCTGGGCGTGGCGCATTAG
- a CDS encoding enoyl-CoA hydratase-related protein translates to MTYKYIRVEKKDGIGWLTFDRPDVLNALIPPMMEEIIEAFEDLGGDDAVRVVVITGAGKGFSAGGDYDFLVELTEARPFEVKNTVYSFFGAGVRAVKLCPKPTVAAVNGPAAGAGCEIALACDFRIASEDAVFRESWIDLGLLSPLGGMYLLPRLVGLAKANEMLMLGSRVAAAEAQEIGLVREVVAADALMEAAGKLAAKLAAGPPLALRAMKEGIRRGLESTLAAEWEHNVYVQSMLIDSADFAEGVAAMTEKRKPQFRGE, encoded by the coding sequence ATGACCTACAAGTACATCCGTGTCGAAAAGAAAGACGGCATCGGCTGGCTCACCTTCGACCGGCCCGACGTGCTCAACGCCCTGATCCCGCCGATGATGGAGGAAATTATCGAGGCCTTCGAGGACTTGGGCGGCGACGATGCCGTGCGGGTGGTGGTGATTACCGGCGCCGGCAAGGGTTTCTCCGCCGGCGGCGATTACGATTTCCTGGTCGAGCTCACCGAAGCCCGGCCCTTCGAGGTGAAGAACACCGTCTACAGCTTCTTTGGCGCCGGCGTGCGCGCCGTCAAGCTCTGTCCCAAGCCGACCGTGGCCGCCGTCAATGGCCCGGCCGCCGGGGCGGGCTGCGAGATTGCCCTGGCCTGCGATTTCCGCATTGCCTCGGAAGACGCCGTCTTTCGCGAATCCTGGATCGATCTCGGCCTGCTCTCGCCGCTCGGCGGCATGTACCTGCTGCCCCGCCTGGTGGGCCTGGCCAAGGCCAACGAGATGCTGATGCTGGGGAGCCGGGTGGCGGCGGCCGAGGCCCAGGAGATCGGCCTGGTGCGCGAGGTGGTGGCGGCGGACGCGCTGATGGAGGCCGCCGGCAAGCTCGCCGCCAAGCTCGCCGCCGGGCCGCCGCTGGCGCTCCGGGCCATGAAGGAGGGCATCCGGCGCGGCCTCGAATCGACCCTGGCGGCGGAGTGGGAACACAACGTCTACGTCCAAAGCATGCTCATCGATTCCGCCGACTTCGCCGAGGGCGTTGCCGCCATGACGGAAAAGCGCAAACCCCAGTTCCGCGGAGAGTAG